One genomic window of Leptospira harrisiae includes the following:
- a CDS encoding P-loop NTPase fold protein, whose amino-acid sequence MIDTKESLSQLVSEALLGEKYPIAKIISKIETENNLEFRESLFQELILQNPNSKEGLTIGITGTPGAGKSSLLGELCKLFLDFAPDKKMAIVAIDPSSNLSGGSILGDRTRVTLPRRDTRIYFRSQPSQLELGGLNPYTYHVIRFLRRIFDYVFVETVGIGQNEISVSLISDLSFLVMQPLGGDQVQFMKSGIMEVPEAFIINKCDEESLANSSYYMLESTLEFIKDILPDQSLPPIFKTSVTKRKGIEELLNYILNYQKRKDKNTETLTQLTQWIRNEYGRWGISIWEKIESSQWNQAVKRNPLGGIQKLKYEEEERKIVSLIQTKIK is encoded by the coding sequence TTGATTGATACCAAAGAATCTTTATCCCAACTGGTTTCGGAGGCACTTCTCGGTGAAAAGTATCCGATTGCAAAAATCATTTCTAAAATTGAAACAGAAAACAATTTAGAATTTCGAGAATCTTTATTCCAAGAACTAATCCTCCAAAATCCAAACTCAAAAGAAGGACTCACTATCGGTATCACAGGAACACCAGGTGCCGGCAAATCCTCGTTACTCGGTGAGTTATGCAAACTTTTCCTAGATTTTGCTCCCGATAAAAAAATGGCCATTGTTGCCATTGATCCTTCCTCCAATTTAAGTGGTGGGTCCATCTTAGGCGATAGAACAAGAGTCACCCTTCCCAGAAGGGACACACGAATTTATTTTAGATCCCAACCTTCGCAATTGGAACTAGGTGGACTCAATCCTTATACGTACCATGTCATCCGTTTCTTAAGACGCATTTTTGATTATGTATTTGTAGAAACAGTAGGGATTGGCCAAAACGAAATCTCAGTTTCTCTAATCTCTGATTTATCCTTTCTTGTGATGCAACCTCTTGGTGGAGACCAAGTACAATTTATGAAGTCAGGAATTATGGAAGTTCCCGAAGCCTTTATCATCAACAAATGTGATGAGGAGTCATTGGCTAATTCGAGTTATTATATGTTAGAATCCACTTTGGAATTTATTAAAGACATTCTTCCCGACCAATCCCTTCCCCCTATTTTCAAAACATCCGTCACCAAACGAAAAGGTATCGAAGAACTATTAAACTACATTTTAAATTACCAAAAACGGAAGGACAAAAATACAGAAACCCTCACCCAACTCACACAATGGATTCGCAATGAATATGGCAGATGGGGAATTTCGATTTGGGAAAAAATAGAATCTTCGCAATGGAACCAAGCAGTGAAACGAAATCCACTGGGCGGAATTCAAAAACTAAAGTATGAAGAAGAAGAACGTAAAATCGTTTCCCTCATCCAAACAAAAATCAAATAA
- a CDS encoding diacylglycerol/lipid kinase family protein: MRKMKVIINPVSGGGLSAKVWKKVEPELIKKGIPYEFEATTKERAARDIARDAVKQGFHWILGIGGDGTFSNVINGLFENGKLLNKNVIFSPIPAGRGNDFIKTVKVPKNPIKALEQILDGKERIIDLIAVTYTKADKTKGNYLCLNLADFGMGGEVVYKVNRSRLASIIGGKGVFLLYSILGLFTYTNKKITLTLSKFEKITNRCRLVVCANGEYAGGGMWFAPKAKLEDGKMDLLAIQDVTVMETLRKFGYLYRGKLSEDSKVISKQITELTAESDEDVFIDVDGENMGQLPAHFKVLPNVLPIKC, translated from the coding sequence ATGAGAAAGATGAAGGTGATTATCAATCCTGTATCTGGCGGAGGTCTCTCTGCAAAAGTTTGGAAAAAAGTAGAGCCAGAGCTAATCAAAAAAGGGATTCCATACGAGTTTGAAGCAACAACGAAAGAACGTGCAGCACGTGATATCGCAAGAGATGCCGTCAAACAAGGGTTCCATTGGATACTTGGTATCGGTGGGGATGGAACTTTTTCGAATGTCATTAATGGTCTTTTTGAAAATGGAAAGTTGCTAAACAAAAATGTTATTTTTAGTCCTATCCCTGCGGGCCGAGGAAACGATTTTATAAAAACGGTCAAGGTTCCAAAAAACCCAATCAAGGCATTAGAACAAATTCTAGATGGAAAGGAACGGATCATTGATTTGATTGCTGTGACATATACGAAGGCTGATAAAACAAAAGGTAATTATCTTTGTTTGAATTTGGCTGATTTTGGGATGGGAGGCGAAGTTGTTTATAAGGTAAATCGTTCGAGACTTGCGTCCATCATTGGTGGGAAGGGTGTATTTTTATTATATTCGATTCTTGGTTTATTCACCTATACCAACAAAAAGATAACTCTCACACTTTCCAAATTTGAAAAAATCACAAACAGATGTAGGTTAGTAGTATGTGCTAACGGAGAGTATGCGGGTGGTGGAATGTGGTTCGCACCAAAAGCAAAACTTGAAGACGGCAAAATGGATTTACTCGCGATCCAGGATGTGACTGTGATGGAAACACTTCGCAAATTTGGTTATTTGTATCGAGGTAAGTTGTCAGAAGATTCCAAAGTCATTTCAAAACAGATCACCGAACTGACGGCTGAATCGGATGAAGATGTTTTTATAGATGTAGATGGCGAGAATATGGGACAACTCCCTGCTCATTTCAAAGTGCTGCCGAATGTACTTCCAATCAAATGTTAA
- a CDS encoding acyl-CoA thioesterase, whose amino-acid sequence MARISIEIPEKQIYSTELSVRISDINFAGHLAHDAILTLTHECRARFFHFHGWTEINVEGKGIVVSDVAIVYKSEAFFPDDLVMQLYVDNVSKKSLEMVYVITHKNGGKEIARAKTAIVFFDYAERKPCPIPDVFLKVLI is encoded by the coding sequence ATGGCGCGAATCTCTATCGAAATTCCCGAAAAACAAATTTATTCTACGGAGTTAAGCGTTCGAATCTCGGATATTAATTTTGCAGGGCATCTTGCACATGATGCCATATTAACCTTAACTCATGAATGTCGGGCCCGGTTTTTTCATTTTCATGGTTGGACGGAAATTAATGTAGAAGGGAAGGGGATAGTGGTATCGGATGTTGCTATTGTTTATAAATCAGAAGCATTTTTTCCTGATGACTTAGTGATGCAACTTTATGTGGACAATGTGTCCAAAAAATCATTGGAAATGGTTTATGTAATTACCCATAAAAATGGGGGAAAAGAAATTGCTCGTGCCAAAACGGCGATCGTTTTCTTTGATTATGCGGAAAGAAAACCCTGCCCCATTCCCGATGTTTTTTTAAAAGTCCTTATTTGA
- a CDS encoding TetR/AcrR family transcriptional regulator — MGVSERKKREFAQRETDILNCAIELFRTKHPSLVKMDDIAKHLEIGRGTIYLHFKSKDDLMARIQYEDYVRLRIRLEKALEEHTAIEMSRKAIRAYIDHCLGDRHMYLVARQCGVNLNINNVSEDMSKLLTDERTNRLTLLEKIYKQAKQENLINTRGTYPNVAVAWGMIRGAVEVILDGHFQNEIKSEKAYLETIEHVLFYGLFSGGNKGET; from the coding sequence ATGGGTGTTTCTGAAAGGAAAAAACGTGAATTTGCACAAAGAGAAACAGATATTCTCAATTGTGCAATTGAACTCTTTAGGACTAAACATCCATCCCTAGTTAAGATGGATGATATTGCCAAACATTTGGAGATAGGGCGGGGGACAATCTATCTCCATTTTAAAAGTAAAGATGATTTGATGGCTAGGATACAATATGAAGATTATGTTCGATTGCGTATCCGTTTGGAAAAAGCATTGGAAGAACATACTGCCATTGAAATGTCTAGAAAAGCTATCAGGGCTTATATTGATCATTGTTTGGGAGATCGCCATATGTATCTTGTTGCCAGACAATGTGGTGTTAACTTAAATATTAATAATGTATCTGAAGATATGAGTAAACTTCTTACGGATGAAAGAACCAATCGGTTAACACTTTTAGAAAAAATCTATAAACAAGCAAAACAAGAGAACCTAATCAATACGCGAGGCACTTACCCTAATGTAGCCGTTGCATGGGGGATGATTCGTGGTGCTGTAGAAGTAATTTTAGACGGGCATTTTCAAAACGAAATCAAAAGTGAAAAAGCTTATTTAGAAACAATTGAACATGTATTATTCTATGGATTATTTTCTGGTGGAAACAAAGGAGAGACTTGA
- a CDS encoding glycerol-3-phosphate dehydrogenase/oxidase — translation MKQITKNESSRLSHLKSEYDIIIIGGGITGANVLWDATLRGYNCLLVEKNDYASGTSQATSKLIHGGLRYLKNLEFGLVRESLSERRYLAKISPHAVRPMGFIIPIRSLFQRILLFFGMELYNALSFDRNREIDADVQLPRYRWNSLGETIYKVLGLDRKSLKGSFQYYDYANPNPEKHTTEFILSAKEKGAHAFNYLAVTTLKKQNSGGYTVGLTDSLTGKKVLVSTKVVVNSAGPWADVIESMTGVTAEKKLVRSKGIHAVVRNICGNECAVLSKRDGSHLFVIPWRGKTIVGTTDTAYGDDPDAFKVKQSEIVELLDEVNYSFGFAKLTLKDVDYYYGGLRPLVEDPGSTEGTYSASRKSEIFHYENEGFPGFFSALGGKYTTSRAVAENLVNAIDTYTKGQESPCATKFTPLLGGRYQSLKELVNELQLKYTKSSGSKIETLARRYGSVTWKILSIEGKEFYRIPNGEIYYEEEVEYMLTHEDIFHLTDFYFRRSGVGTVGTLDSAERTRLDKKIAKILGWNADRLKMETKLVDERYKWFVD, via the coding sequence ATGAAACAAATTACAAAAAACGAAAGTTCAAGACTTAGTCACTTAAAATCTGAATACGACATCATCATTATCGGTGGTGGAATAACAGGCGCGAATGTTCTCTGGGATGCCACCCTTCGCGGATATAATTGTTTACTTGTGGAAAAAAATGATTATGCTTCGGGCACTAGCCAAGCCACTTCTAAACTCATTCACGGCGGACTTAGGTATTTAAAAAATCTTGAGTTTGGACTTGTGCGTGAATCTCTTTCAGAAAGAAGGTACCTTGCTAAAATTTCTCCTCATGCAGTAAGGCCAATGGGATTTATCATTCCCATTCGTTCTTTATTTCAAAGAATCCTTTTGTTTTTTGGGATGGAGTTGTATAATGCTCTTTCTTTCGATCGTAATCGCGAAATTGATGCTGATGTCCAACTTCCTAGATATCGATGGAATTCATTAGGTGAAACCATCTATAAAGTTTTGGGATTAGATAGAAAGTCATTGAAAGGTAGTTTTCAATATTATGATTATGCGAATCCCAATCCTGAAAAACACACAACTGAGTTTATCTTATCAGCTAAAGAAAAAGGTGCTCATGCCTTTAATTACCTTGCGGTTACTACTTTAAAGAAACAAAATAGCGGCGGTTATACGGTTGGACTTACTGATTCTCTAACCGGAAAGAAAGTATTAGTTTCTACTAAGGTCGTTGTGAACTCGGCGGGACCTTGGGCCGATGTGATTGAGTCCATGACTGGAGTTACAGCAGAGAAAAAACTCGTACGTTCTAAAGGGATCCATGCGGTAGTTCGCAATATTTGTGGGAATGAATGTGCTGTGTTATCCAAAAGAGATGGTTCTCATCTTTTTGTCATACCTTGGCGTGGGAAAACCATTGTGGGGACTACAGATACTGCTTACGGCGATGACCCTGATGCATTTAAAGTCAAACAATCGGAAATCGTAGAATTACTAGATGAAGTAAATTACAGTTTTGGATTTGCAAAACTCACTCTGAAGGATGTGGATTATTATTATGGTGGGCTTCGTCCTCTTGTAGAAGACCCAGGGAGTACAGAAGGAACATACTCTGCCTCTAGAAAATCAGAAATCTTTCATTATGAAAACGAAGGGTTCCCCGGATTCTTTTCTGCGTTAGGTGGAAAGTATACAACGAGCCGCGCCGTAGCAGAAAATTTGGTAAATGCAATTGACACTTACACAAAAGGGCAAGAGTCACCCTGTGCAACAAAATTCACACCTCTACTTGGGGGAAGATACCAAAGTTTAAAAGAACTAGTGAATGAGCTTCAATTGAAATATACAAAATCTTCCGGTTCTAAAATAGAAACACTTGCCAGACGTTATGGTAGTGTCACTTGGAAGATTTTATCGATAGAAGGAAAAGAATTTTATCGAATTCCAAACGGTGAAATTTATTATGAAGAAGAAGTGGAATACATGCTGACTCATGAAGATATTTTCCATCTAACTGATTTTTACTTTAGAAGGTCAGGTGTCGGTACTGTTGGTACACTTGATTCCGCTGAAAGGACAAGGCTTGATAAAAAAATAGCTAAAATTTTGGGTTGGAATGCTGATCGATTGAAAATGGAAACGAAGTTAGTTGACGAAAGGTACAAATGGTTTGTTGATTAA